One genomic region from Leptospira montravelensis encodes:
- a CDS encoding DUF1566 domain-containing protein — translation MHLFKVALVLGIFLLNLFCLPDWKQNSGDPFTKEYWENRLLENDIIAYQRTFLVEGKVTGLNQTTLTILSSSDGSYTTVNGNGFFSMLVYASPKYLQLTIPTQPSNVHCIVWDRGDWDGFKLINVQISCPFAKTVVSGKTLLWDRCTYGSSWNPMGNTVGEGLGDCSIGNPEPLQFCTAKDGYNSTTNPNACNGGNNSQLVSVGDVYRSCVSRSALKAYQRENWRLPLYTEMFSVIRCSATNTGVITGEDGCSAVGDSTKYSGATADPILFPNAQAAHYWGPQTFPGLGDVQGITVNFDPGNESYLNKDLNAFVRCVSDL, via the coding sequence TTGCATCTGTTCAAAGTTGCCTTAGTATTAGGGATTTTCCTGTTAAATCTTTTCTGTCTTCCCGACTGGAAACAAAATTCTGGTGATCCATTTACGAAAGAATATTGGGAAAATCGATTATTAGAAAATGACATCATTGCCTACCAGCGAACTTTTTTAGTAGAAGGAAAGGTGACAGGTTTAAACCAAACCACGTTAACCATTCTTTCTTCGTCTGATGGAAGTTATACTACAGTGAATGGTAATGGTTTTTTTTCCATGTTGGTATATGCTTCTCCCAAATATTTACAACTGACTATCCCAACACAACCATCGAACGTGCATTGTATTGTTTGGGACCGAGGGGATTGGGATGGATTCAAATTAATCAATGTTCAAATTTCCTGCCCGTTTGCTAAAACTGTAGTTTCAGGGAAAACTTTGTTATGGGATCGTTGTACCTATGGTTCTTCTTGGAATCCAATGGGAAATACTGTCGGTGAAGGTTTAGGGGACTGCTCCATCGGCAACCCAGAACCACTGCAGTTTTGTACGGCAAAAGATGGATATAATTCCACAACAAATCCTAATGCTTGCAATGGTGGAAACAATTCACAACTTGTAAGTGTTGGGGATGTGTATCGGTCCTGTGTAAGCCGCAGTGCTTTAAAAGCATACCAAAGAGAAAACTGGAGACTCCCTTTATATACTGAAATGTTTTCTGTGATTCGTTGTAGTGCCACAAACACGGGTGTGATAACAGGAGAGGACGGATGTTCTGCGGTCGGCGATTCGACCAAGTATTCTGGTGCTACGGCCGACCCTATTTTATTTCCCAATGCACAAGCCGCCCATTATTGGGGTCCACAAACTTTTCCTGGCTTGGGAGATGTCCAAGGAATCACCGTAAATTTCGACCCTGGCAATGAATCTTATTTGAATAAAGATTTGAATGCTTTTGTTCGTTGCGTTTCTGATTTGTAA
- the metW gene encoding methionine biosynthesis protein MetW, translating into MNIHTNEALGLDLKNRPDISYIANLIKPGERVLDLGCGYGELMLILKNKGVRVQGIEKDDKCIIQCVKKSLYVHHGDIDDGLKHHLDHSFDFVILNQTIQQTLNPGEIIKECLRIGKQVIIVFPNFSHWQIRASILLSGKTPVTDLMPFHWYDTPNLHYLSGKDFEDFCEFERIKVLHRAFFNRTRQIKLFPNLFATLALFVIRA; encoded by the coding sequence TTGAACATTCACACAAACGAAGCCCTTGGTTTGGATTTAAAAAATAGACCAGATATTTCCTATATTGCGAATTTAATCAAACCTGGAGAAAGAGTTTTGGACTTGGGTTGTGGTTACGGCGAACTCATGTTAATTTTAAAAAACAAGGGAGTCCGTGTCCAGGGAATCGAAAAAGATGATAAATGTATCATCCAATGTGTTAAAAAAAGTTTATATGTTCATCATGGAGATATTGATGATGGATTAAAACATCATTTGGATCATAGTTTTGATTTTGTCATATTGAACCAGACCATTCAGCAGACTTTAAACCCTGGAGAGATTATTAAAGAATGTTTGCGTATTGGAAAACAAGTGATCATAGTTTTTCCAAATTTTTCCCATTGGCAAATTCGTGCATCCATCCTTCTCAGCGGAAAAACGCCTGTTACCGATCTTATGCCTTTCCATTGGTATGACACACCTAACTTACATTATTTATCAGGAAAAGACTTTGAGGATTTTTGTGAGTTTGAAAGGATTAAAGTTTTACATAGAGCTTTTTTTAATAGGACTAGGCAAATCAAACTTTTCCCTAACTTATTTGCTACTTTAGCTTTATTTGTAATAAGAGCTTAA
- a CDS encoding O-acetylhomoserine aminocarboxypropyltransferase/cysteine synthase family protein yields the protein MPRNFKPETIALHGGQEPDPTTTSRAVPLYQTTSYVFKDTDHAARLFGLQEFGNIYTRLMNPTTDVLEKRVAALEGGVAALATASGQSAEMLALLNIVEAGQEIVASSSLYGGTYNLLHYTFPKLGIKVHFVDQSDPENFRKASNDKTRAFYAETLGNPKLDTLDIAAVSKVAKEVGVPLVIDNTMPSPYLVNPLKHGADIVVHSLTKFLGGHGTSIGGIIIDGGSFNWGNGKFKNFTEPDPSYHGLKFWEVFGKFEPFGGVNIAFILKARVQGLRDLGPAISPFNAWQILQGVETLPLRMERHSANALKVAEFLSKHPKVEWVNYPGLPSNKNYDTAKKYHERGLFGAIVGFEIKGGVEKAKKFIDGLELFSLLANIGDAKSLAIHPASTTHQQLTGPEQISAGVTPGFVRLSVGLENIDDILVDLEEALKNI from the coding sequence ATGCCACGTAATTTTAAACCAGAAACCATCGCACTTCACGGGGGACAAGAACCGGACCCTACTACAACTTCAAGGGCAGTACCTTTGTACCAAACCACATCCTATGTGTTTAAAGACACGGATCATGCTGCAAGGCTTTTTGGTCTACAAGAGTTCGGAAATATCTATACACGTTTGATGAACCCAACCACTGACGTTTTAGAAAAACGCGTAGCGGCTTTGGAAGGTGGTGTTGCAGCTCTTGCGACGGCATCAGGGCAAAGTGCAGAAATGTTAGCTCTTTTAAACATAGTGGAAGCAGGCCAAGAAATCGTCGCCTCTTCTTCCTTATACGGCGGAACATACAACCTTCTACATTATACATTTCCAAAACTTGGTATCAAAGTTCACTTTGTTGATCAATCAGATCCAGAAAACTTTCGCAAAGCTTCTAACGATAAAACAAGGGCCTTTTATGCAGAAACTCTAGGAAATCCTAAGTTAGATACTCTCGACATTGCCGCAGTGAGTAAAGTGGCTAAAGAAGTGGGTGTTCCTCTTGTGATTGATAATACAATGCCATCTCCTTATTTAGTGAACCCGCTCAAACACGGTGCTGACATTGTAGTACACTCTCTCACTAAATTTTTAGGAGGTCACGGAACTTCTATTGGTGGAATCATCATCGATGGTGGAAGTTTCAATTGGGGAAATGGAAAATTTAAAAACTTTACTGAGCCAGATCCTTCTTACCACGGATTAAAATTTTGGGAAGTTTTTGGGAAGTTCGAACCCTTCGGTGGAGTCAATATCGCTTTTATTTTAAAAGCAAGAGTACAAGGTCTAAGAGACCTCGGTCCTGCAATTTCTCCATTCAACGCATGGCAAATTTTGCAAGGCGTAGAAACTCTACCACTCCGTATGGAACGCCATTCTGCTAATGCTTTAAAAGTAGCAGAATTCTTATCAAAACATCCAAAGGTGGAATGGGTCAACTATCCAGGCCTTCCTTCAAACAAAAACTACGACACGGCTAAAAAATACCATGAACGTGGACTTTTCGGTGCCATTGTTGGATTTGAAATCAAAGGTGGAGTGGAAAAAGCCAAAAAATTCATAGATGGATTGGAACTTTTCAGTTTACTCGCTAACATTGGTGATGCGAAGTCTCTTGCCATTCATCCAGCTTCCACAACGCACCAACAGTTGACAGGTCCTGAACAAATATCAGCAGGGGTCACTCCAGGATTTGTTCGATTGAGTGTTGGACTTGAAAACATCGATGACATTCTGGTAGACTTGGAAGAGGCATTAAAAAATATCTGA
- the ilvA gene encoding threonine ammonia-lyase, with translation MTLEIDSAYQILKPIIHHTPLQFHSRLSELYGAQVFIKREDLQVVRSYKIRGAYNMIQSLSQADREKGVVCASAGNHAQGVAHSCKLLQIFGVIYMPEVTPKQKINQVRMFGGNFIEIKLVGDTFDECQFSALEYSKNTDKVFIPPFDHKKIMEGQGTVAKEILEEESEIDFLFVPIGGGGLCAGVGSYFKEKSPNTKIIGIEPFGAPSMTEALKQGKPVLLEKIDKFVDGAAVKKVGDLTFPICKSVLSDMLLVKEGKVCSTLLKLYNEDAIVAEPAGALSISALDQYADQIRGKKVVCILSGGNNDIDRMQEIKERSLLYEGLKHYFIVRFAQRPGALKQFVNEILGPNDDIVRFEFIQKNNKESGPALIGIELKSRDDFQSLLQRMDAYQLNFTLVNQDENLFEYLV, from the coding sequence ATGACCTTAGAGATTGACTCTGCTTACCAGATTCTAAAACCCATCATCCATCATACTCCGTTACAATTTCATTCTCGTTTGTCCGAATTGTATGGCGCCCAGGTGTTTATCAAACGGGAAGATTTACAAGTTGTTCGATCCTATAAAATCAGAGGGGCTTACAATATGATCCAAAGTCTATCCCAGGCGGATAGAGAGAAGGGGGTTGTTTGCGCAAGTGCTGGAAACCATGCACAAGGTGTTGCCCACTCTTGTAAATTGCTCCAAATTTTTGGTGTAATTTATATGCCAGAAGTAACTCCTAAACAAAAAATTAACCAAGTAAGGATGTTTGGTGGCAATTTTATAGAAATCAAATTAGTAGGCGATACATTTGATGAATGTCAATTTTCTGCATTAGAATATTCTAAAAATACTGATAAGGTATTTATTCCGCCATTTGATCATAAAAAGATTATGGAGGGGCAAGGCACAGTTGCAAAAGAAATTTTAGAGGAAGAATCTGAAATCGATTTTTTGTTCGTTCCCATTGGTGGTGGTGGATTATGCGCCGGTGTTGGCAGTTATTTTAAAGAAAAATCTCCAAACACTAAAATCATTGGAATAGAACCATTCGGTGCCCCCTCAATGACGGAAGCACTCAAACAAGGAAAACCGGTTTTACTTGAAAAAATTGATAAATTTGTAGATGGTGCGGCAGTTAAAAAAGTAGGGGATCTAACATTTCCAATCTGTAAAAGTGTGCTTTCTGATATGTTACTTGTTAAAGAAGGGAAGGTTTGTTCCACCCTTTTGAAATTATACAACGAAGATGCTATTGTTGCGGAACCTGCAGGTGCTCTTAGTATTTCTGCCTTGGACCAGTATGCAGATCAAATTCGTGGAAAAAAAGTAGTTTGTATTTTGAGCGGTGGAAACAACGACATAGATAGAATGCAGGAAATCAAAGAAAGGTCTTTGCTTTACGAGGGACTAAAACATTATTTCATTGTTCGTTTTGCCCAAAGACCTGGTGCTTTAAAGCAATTTGTCAACGAGATCCTTGGACCCAATGATGATATAGTTAGGTTTGAATTCATTCAGAAAAATAATAAAGAATCTGGTCCTGCTCTGATCGGAATTGAGCTAAAATCTAGAGATGATTTCCAATCTTTGTTACAAAGGATGGATGCTTATCAATTAAATTTCACCTTAGTCAATCAGGATGAGAATTTGTTTGAATATCTGGTTTAA
- the metX gene encoding homoserine O-acetyltransferase MetX, protein MPTSEKNEFSHGSVGVVYTQSIQFDSLTLEGGETITPLEIAYETYGTLNEKKDNAILVCHALSGDAHAAGFHEGDKRPGWWDFYIGPGKAFDTNRYFIISSNVVGGCKGSSGPLTTNSKTGKPFQSTFPFVSIGDMVNAQEKLISYFGIHKLFAVAGGSMGGMQALQWSVAYPDRLKNCIVMASSSEHSAQQIAFNEVGRQAILSDPNWNQGLYTQENRPSKGLALARMMGHITYLSDEMMREKFGRKPPKGNIQSTDFAVGSYLIYQGESFVDRFDANSYIYVTKALDHFSLGTGKELTKVLAKVRCRFLVVAYTSDWLYPPYQSEEIVKSLEVNAVPVSFVELNNPAGHDSFLLPSEQQDSILRDFLSSTDEGVFL, encoded by the coding sequence ATGCCTACCTCCGAAAAGAACGAGTTTTCCCACGGATCCGTAGGTGTCGTATACACTCAGAGTATTCAATTTGACTCTTTAACTTTAGAGGGGGGTGAAACCATCACTCCTCTCGAAATCGCCTATGAAACTTATGGCACACTCAACGAAAAAAAGGACAATGCGATCCTTGTTTGTCACGCACTCTCCGGAGATGCACATGCTGCTGGATTCCATGAAGGTGACAAACGCCCAGGTTGGTGGGATTTTTATATCGGCCCAGGTAAAGCCTTTGATACCAATCGATATTTTATCATTTCTTCTAATGTAGTTGGAGGTTGTAAAGGTTCTAGCGGACCTTTGACAACTAATTCCAAAACAGGTAAACCTTTTCAATCCACCTTTCCCTTTGTCTCCATTGGAGATATGGTTAATGCTCAGGAAAAACTGATCAGTTATTTTGGAATTCATAAATTATTTGCTGTGGCAGGCGGATCAATGGGAGGAATGCAAGCCTTACAATGGTCAGTGGCATATCCTGATCGATTAAAAAATTGCATTGTGATGGCATCATCCTCCGAACACTCCGCCCAACAAATTGCTTTTAACGAAGTGGGAAGACAAGCCATCCTTTCAGATCCAAACTGGAACCAAGGATTGTACACTCAGGAAAATAGACCTTCCAAGGGACTGGCTCTTGCACGGATGATGGGACACATCACTTATCTTAGTGATGAAATGATGAGAGAGAAATTTGGACGTAAACCACCCAAAGGAAATATCCAATCCACTGATTTTGCTGTGGGAAGTTATTTGATTTACCAAGGGGAATCCTTTGTAGACCGTTTTGATGCAAACTCTTATATTTATGTAACGAAAGCCTTAGATCATTTTAGTCTAGGGACAGGAAAAGAACTAACCAAAGTTCTAGCGAAAGTTAGATGCCGATTCTTAGTAGTCGCCTATACATCAGACTGGCTTTATCCACCTTATCAATCGGAAGAAATAGTTAAGTCTCTGGAAGTAAATGCAGTACCTGTCAGTTTTGTGGAACTCAACAATCCGGCAGGACATGATAGTTTTTTATTACCAAGTGAACAACAAGATTCGATCCTCAGAGATTTTTTAAGTTCTACGGACGAAGGAGTTTTCCTTTGA